A DNA window from Melanotaenia boesemani isolate fMelBoe1 chromosome 6, fMelBoe1.pri, whole genome shotgun sequence contains the following coding sequences:
- the LOC121641832 gene encoding zinc finger-containing ubiquitin peptidase 1 isoform X1, whose amino-acid sequence MLICELCGEEMMTEEEMKSHLLLGHLDDSLRCPFCCLAAVSYHQLCLHIQSAHPEDHANPELAQGLASSGSSATTNTGVGESGKSCVAGDNGDAAEATATSLSMQSWRQNSTAGTESSWSGETATIPDPTLISQNPETTQDPVPCWKEHCDGLQAEPSTARVLQQKKRERILSCPMCSLVCSSAFILQEHVELHLQEQSSAPGSTLEACSPVLTSSSTHHSGRIRFECPMCSVVCSDSFSLQEHVELHFDQTASSAAGGLGWDLRLARQLQQEEEAQQEREQFKKLQKHFGLDGSGGYRRQMERNMERAVASGLLEPAQFHSKRAEMMESLASGVDDGRTRTQGVMGALYDYYQTENRDCIQVWLSAETDHFSSSPGDAGWGCGFRNFQMLLSSLHRTETYSSVLTEKKVPSIPELQRWVEEGWKEGLDPRGAAHFNQRLQGTRAWIGATEIYVLLTSLGISACIIDFHQPTGAGDTHPQLFDWVKQYFSQSSRSSRLPPRVIQTGLPPVYLQHQGHSRCIVGVEQKKNGSLCLLLLDPGSSASDSRKLLRRDSVSTSIRRVRKFLRNLKHKQYQLVAVQGVLTAEDKQVRIQNSRTLCAERIP is encoded by the exons ATGTTGATCTGTGAACTCTGCGGTGAGGAGATGATGACAGAGGAGGAAATGAAGAGCCATCTCCTCCTCGGCCACCTGGACGACAGCCTGCGCTGCCCCTTCTGCTGCCTGGCCGCCGTTTCCTACCATCAGCTCTGCCTCCATATCCAGTCGGCTCATCCTGAAGACCACGCGAACCCGGAGCTGGCTCAGGGCCTGGCTTCATCTGGTTCCTCTGCCACAACAAACACAGGTGTGGGTGAGAGTGGGAAGTCCTGCGTTGCAGGGGACAACGGTGATGCTGCTGAAGCCACAGCCACTTCTCTCAGCATGCAGTCATGG AGACAGAACAGCACAGCAGGCACTGAGAGTTCCTGGTCAGGAGAGACCGCAACCATCCCAGACCCGACCCTGATATCACAGAACCCTGAAACCACACAAGACCCTGTCCCCTGCTGGAAGGAGCACTGTGATGGACTCCAGGCTGAACCCAGCACAGCCAGagtgctgcagcagaaaaaaagag AGAGGATCTTGTCCTGCCCCATGTGTTCTCTGGTGTGCAGCAGCGCCTTCATCCTGCAGGAGCATGTGGAGCTTCATCTGCAGGAGCAGAGCTCAGCCCCAG GGTCGACTCTGGAGGCGTGTTCACCTGTGCTGACATCATCATCCACCCACCACTCAG GACGGATCAGGTTTGAGTGTCCCATGTGTTCGGTGGTCTGCAGTGACAGCTTCTCTCTGCAGGAACATGTGGAGCTGCATTTTGACCAGACTGCCAGCAGTGCAG CTGGAGGTCTAGGATGGGATCTGAGGCTGGCCAGACAGCtccagcaggaggaggaggcccAGCAGGAGAGAGAGCAGTTCAAGAAGCTGCAG AAGCATTTTGGGTTGGATGGCAGTGGAGGCTACCGCCGGCAGATGGAGAGGAACATGGAGAGAGCTGTGGCCAGTGGTCTTCTGGAACCAGCCCAGTTTCACTCTAAGAGGGCTGAGATgatggagtctctggcctctgGAGTTGATGAtggcagaaccagaacccaag GTGTGATGGGAGCTCTGTATGACTACTACCAGACAGAGAACAGGGACTGCATCCAAGTGTGGCTGAGCGCTGAGACGGATCACTTCTCCTCGTCTCCGGGGGATGCAGGGTGGGGCTGTGGATTCAGAAACTTCCAGATGTTGCTGTCATCTCTTCACAGAACAGAGACGTATTCATCTGTCCTGACAG AGAAAAAGGTACCTTCTATCCCAGAGCTGCAGAGGTGGGTCGAGGAGGGCTGGAAGGAAGGACTGGACCCTCGGGGTGCAGCCCACTTTAACCAGCGGCTGCAGGGAACTCGAGCCTGGATTGGAGCCACAGAGATCTACGTCCTCCTCACCTCACTCGGGATCAG TGCATGCATCATTGACTTCCACCAGCCAACTGGTGCTGGCGACACCCACCCACAGTTGTTTGATTGGGTCAAACAATACTTCAGCCAGTccagcaggagcagcagacTGCCCCCCCGAGTTATTCAGACCGGCCTGCCCCCTGTTTACCTCCAGCACCAAG GTCACAGCCGCTGCATTGTGGGTgtagagcagaagaagaacggAAGTCTGTGCCTCCTGCTGCTGGATCCTGGAAGCTCGGCATCAGACAGCAGGAAGCTGCTGCGCAGGGATTCGGTTTCCACCTCTATCCGCCGAGTCCGGAAGTTCCTCAGAAACCTGAAGCATAAACAGTACCAGCTGGTGGCCGTGCAGGGCGTGCTGACAGCGGAGGACAAACAG
- the LOC121641832 gene encoding zinc finger-containing ubiquitin peptidase 1 isoform X2, which translates to MLICELCGEEMMTEEEMKSHLLLGHLDDSLRCPFCCLAAVSYHQLCLHIQSAHPEDHANPELAQGLASSGSSATTNTGVGESGKSCVAGDNGDAAEATATSLSMQSWRQNSTAGTESSWSGETATIPDPTLISQNPETTQDPVPCWKEHCDGLQAEPSTARVLQQKKRERILSCPMCSLVCSSAFILQEHVELHLQEQSSAPGRIRFECPMCSVVCSDSFSLQEHVELHFDQTASSAAGGLGWDLRLARQLQQEEEAQQEREQFKKLQKHFGLDGSGGYRRQMERNMERAVASGLLEPAQFHSKRAEMMESLASGVDDGRTRTQGVMGALYDYYQTENRDCIQVWLSAETDHFSSSPGDAGWGCGFRNFQMLLSSLHRTETYSSVLTEKKVPSIPELQRWVEEGWKEGLDPRGAAHFNQRLQGTRAWIGATEIYVLLTSLGISACIIDFHQPTGAGDTHPQLFDWVKQYFSQSSRSSRLPPRVIQTGLPPVYLQHQGHSRCIVGVEQKKNGSLCLLLLDPGSSASDSRKLLRRDSVSTSIRRVRKFLRNLKHKQYQLVAVQGVLTAEDKQVRIQNSRTLCAERIP; encoded by the exons ATGTTGATCTGTGAACTCTGCGGTGAGGAGATGATGACAGAGGAGGAAATGAAGAGCCATCTCCTCCTCGGCCACCTGGACGACAGCCTGCGCTGCCCCTTCTGCTGCCTGGCCGCCGTTTCCTACCATCAGCTCTGCCTCCATATCCAGTCGGCTCATCCTGAAGACCACGCGAACCCGGAGCTGGCTCAGGGCCTGGCTTCATCTGGTTCCTCTGCCACAACAAACACAGGTGTGGGTGAGAGTGGGAAGTCCTGCGTTGCAGGGGACAACGGTGATGCTGCTGAAGCCACAGCCACTTCTCTCAGCATGCAGTCATGG AGACAGAACAGCACAGCAGGCACTGAGAGTTCCTGGTCAGGAGAGACCGCAACCATCCCAGACCCGACCCTGATATCACAGAACCCTGAAACCACACAAGACCCTGTCCCCTGCTGGAAGGAGCACTGTGATGGACTCCAGGCTGAACCCAGCACAGCCAGagtgctgcagcagaaaaaaagag AGAGGATCTTGTCCTGCCCCATGTGTTCTCTGGTGTGCAGCAGCGCCTTCATCCTGCAGGAGCATGTGGAGCTTCATCTGCAGGAGCAGAGCTCAGCCCCAG GACGGATCAGGTTTGAGTGTCCCATGTGTTCGGTGGTCTGCAGTGACAGCTTCTCTCTGCAGGAACATGTGGAGCTGCATTTTGACCAGACTGCCAGCAGTGCAG CTGGAGGTCTAGGATGGGATCTGAGGCTGGCCAGACAGCtccagcaggaggaggaggcccAGCAGGAGAGAGAGCAGTTCAAGAAGCTGCAG AAGCATTTTGGGTTGGATGGCAGTGGAGGCTACCGCCGGCAGATGGAGAGGAACATGGAGAGAGCTGTGGCCAGTGGTCTTCTGGAACCAGCCCAGTTTCACTCTAAGAGGGCTGAGATgatggagtctctggcctctgGAGTTGATGAtggcagaaccagaacccaag GTGTGATGGGAGCTCTGTATGACTACTACCAGACAGAGAACAGGGACTGCATCCAAGTGTGGCTGAGCGCTGAGACGGATCACTTCTCCTCGTCTCCGGGGGATGCAGGGTGGGGCTGTGGATTCAGAAACTTCCAGATGTTGCTGTCATCTCTTCACAGAACAGAGACGTATTCATCTGTCCTGACAG AGAAAAAGGTACCTTCTATCCCAGAGCTGCAGAGGTGGGTCGAGGAGGGCTGGAAGGAAGGACTGGACCCTCGGGGTGCAGCCCACTTTAACCAGCGGCTGCAGGGAACTCGAGCCTGGATTGGAGCCACAGAGATCTACGTCCTCCTCACCTCACTCGGGATCAG TGCATGCATCATTGACTTCCACCAGCCAACTGGTGCTGGCGACACCCACCCACAGTTGTTTGATTGGGTCAAACAATACTTCAGCCAGTccagcaggagcagcagacTGCCCCCCCGAGTTATTCAGACCGGCCTGCCCCCTGTTTACCTCCAGCACCAAG GTCACAGCCGCTGCATTGTGGGTgtagagcagaagaagaacggAAGTCTGTGCCTCCTGCTGCTGGATCCTGGAAGCTCGGCATCAGACAGCAGGAAGCTGCTGCGCAGGGATTCGGTTTCCACCTCTATCCGCCGAGTCCGGAAGTTCCTCAGAAACCTGAAGCATAAACAGTACCAGCTGGTGGCCGTGCAGGGCGTGCTGACAGCGGAGGACAAACAG